The genomic interval TGCTTAAAGATCAAGATTCTATTGTTTTAAATGGAGCAACAGTTTATGTGCAGAGTGCAAAAGATAGTGTTCCGATAGCTTATGGTATTACAAATAAGAATGGTGAATATTCTTTGCGAGTAAATGCTGGAGAGGATTCTAAAGTAATTTTTAATATAGCATCCTTAGGTTATGAACCTTATATAAAAATTGTTAATGTTCCACAGAACGGTACATTAAATATGGGGTATTTAGTTTTAAATAATGAAATAGAAGAATTAGATGTTATCACAATAATTGCTCGTGCTCCACCTGTTTTAATTAAAAAAGATACGGTAGAATACAATGCAGATAGTTTTAAAACCTTACCGAATGACAAAGCCGAAGATTTATTAAAAAAACTACCAGGAGTAGAAATAGATTTAGATGGTATTATTACCGTAAACGGAATAGAAGTAGAGGCGATAAATGTAGATGGAATGCGTTTTTTTGGTGAGCAAAAAGGAGATATCGCCTTAAAAAACCTGCCAAGTAACGTTATTAGTAAAGTACAGGTGACAGATTATAAAACGGATAATCAAAAATTTACAGGTGAAGAATCTGATTCAGGTACAAAGGAAATCAATTTTAAAATTAAAAAAGGGAAAAACAGAGCTACTTTTGGAGATGTTAAACTCGGTTATGGTACCGATGAAAAATATCAGGCAAATGCCAATGTTTTTAAATTAATTGATGGCAAACAATTAGGAATTATTGGTGGTACTAATAATATAAATTTATCTAAAGGTTTTAATTCTTTGCCAGATACAGATACTAGTAATGGCGATATTAAGTCTGATTTTGTTGGAGCAAATTATACAAAGGGGAAGTGGAATGAAACCAGTATAAATGGAAATTATAGATATAGTGCACAGAATAGAGACTACGATAAAATAAGTTATAAGGAAACTTTTTTACCCGACTTAAATTATATTACAGACTCTAAAAGTAATAGTTTTTCAGATTCGGACAGTCATACAGCCGGAGCAGATTTAAAATTTATTCTAAAACCAAAAAATAATTCTTCCAATAAGAAAGTCCGTTTATCTAATAAAACAGATTTTAAAAGTTCTAGTCAAGAATCTGGTGGAACAGTAAAAAGTAAGTCTTATTATGATAATGGCGATTTAGTAAGTGATTATACTTCTAATAGCGAGTCTAGCTCTTCTAGCAGTGAATTTAAAAATGAATTTTCGGTTACACCTGTTTTAAATAATAAAGCAGATTATTTAAATGTAAGTTTGGGGACAGATTTTAATAAATCAGATTCCGATAGTCAAAAATATTCTAAAAACGTTTTGGTTAATAAAGGTCAGACAATAATTCAAGATCAAATTAATACAACAGGTAGTAATAGTAGTGATATTAATTTTAATGCCTTTTGGAGTAAGGAATTATTTACAAATTTCAGGTTGATGCCAAGATACATGGCTACAGTTAATACTAAAAACAGCGAAAAATATATCTATGATTTCGATGAAAGATCAGAAGAATATAGTGATTTTAATGAGCTGCTTAGTTCAGAGAGTAAGTATGTTACCACAACATTAAGACCTGCCTTAAAATTAAGATATCAATATAAAGACTTTCGTTTTGAAGTAGAAGGAGCTTTTACAAATACTTATAGAGATTATAAAGATAAATTGGTAACAGAAAGAGATTTTAAGGCAGATTTTGAATATTTAACCTATTCGGGTAGAATTCGTTATAAAGATGAAAATGGGTATAAGAATATTACTTTGCAGTATAATCAGAATGTAGATTTACCATCCGTAGGGCAACTACAACCTTTGGAGGATGTAAGTAATATTACGCATATAGTTGTTGGGAATCCGCTTTTAAAACCAGCAATTAGTCATAATGCACGTTTTCAATATCAAAACAATTTGGCGTATAATAATATCAATATTTCTGGAAACCTTAAAGCGCAATTTGTTCAAGATAAAATAATCAATTCAACAATTACAGATGCAGATTTAAATAAATATACTACTTATGATAATATTGATGGTGATTACTCGTATAGTGGAAATGTAGCGGTTTCTAAATCTTACTTTAATAGAAAAACAAATATTAATTTAAATGCCCGTTTTAATGCGAGTTATAAGAACAGTTTGTCTATACAGAATGCTGTTGAATTTACTGCAAAAACAACTGTTTTAAAACCTTTATTTTCTGTTAGTTACGCATATGATAGTAAGATTGATGTAACTACAACCTATAGTTACTCTAAAAATAATAGCGTTTATGATACCGATGCGTTTAATGATATTAATTATTTTGTTCAGAATGTAGATGTAAACTCTAATGTGTTCTTTCTTAAAAATGCGTTTTTATCTAATAGAGTTTCGTATCGTTACAATAGTAGTGTAGGAGATGAATTTGATGGTGATGCCGTTTTTTGGAATGCAGGTTTAGGAGTAGAGCTTTGGGACAACCAAGCAACACTTTCTTTGGTGGCTTATGATATGCTTGGTAAGAATAATGGGTATAGAAGATCTGTTACAGAAACCTATATTCAAGATGTAGAAAATAAAATTCTAGAACAATATTTTATGCTCAACTTTGTGTATAAGTTTGGTAGTTTTGCTGGCCAGAAAATGAATGTTAAGGGAAAAAACAGAGGTGGTGGAGGATCTAGAGGAGGTTCTGGAAGGAATTAATGAAATGCTTTAAAGAGAACTTTGTTAAAAAAGTAAAAGGCTAATTTTGATGTTTTGTAAAAGATGTTGACTAATAGTTGGCTAAAAATAAACCTCAAAAAAATAAAAATTAATTTTTTGAGGTTTATGCTAAAGTATTATTTCCTATATTTTTTATCTTTTAAAGATACCAGATTTTACAACTCCATTATATTTTTTTGTATCAGTTTTACTTGTTTTCTTATTAGAAATAGGTTCTAAAATAAATATTTCTCCATCTTCAGTAATTGTTAGAGAGGTAGAAGTTAAATTACTAACTTCTACAATACCATCACTACCTAGGCCTTTATTCCAAGAATATTCAAGAAATGTTTGTGTGCTGTCTGTCCAATTCCATTCAGCTAAACCACCTTCTTCTAAAGGGTTATTATTGGTAACAAAATATGTACCAGCTCTAGAAAATAAAACAGTAAGCTCTTCATCTGTTCCAAGTACATTTTGTCCGTCAATACTTATTAATTGCCAAGTTCTACATAGTAACTCAGTATTTGTAGAGTTTGTTATTTCTTCTTCTCTGTCGGCTTCAATAAAAGTTTCCGTATTTGTATTGTTGTTTAATTTTAGTGTAAAATATATAGCGTTTTCATCCATATTATCTATGGTTAGTGTTCCAAAATCTGAAAGCTCTAAAGTATTATCATCAATAAAAATATAAGTTCCAAAAAAGATGGTTTTAGTTTCAGTAGTAGCGGTGTTTGTTTTTGCGTCAGCAGCATTTTTTGTTATAATATAATTACCGCTATCATTAAATTCGAATGATTTATATTCGGTAGAATTACTAACGGTCCATTTAGCATTAATAGTTGTGTTGACTGGTGTATCTATAGTGTCATTTTCATTACTACTACATCCGGTTATACATGTTATGGCAAAAATTACACATAAGATTTTACTTAACTTCTTCATTTTTTAAGTGTTTTAATTATTTTATTATTCTACAAAATTCAACGTTATTATCAACGCAAATAAAAAACCCTCACAAACACTGGGTTTATAAGGGTATTTTGTGGAGACGCCGAGAATCGAACTCGGGTCCAAACGAGCAGCCAAAAAGCTTTCTACATACTTAGTTCTTTCTTAGTTTTCGACTAAAAGCTGATTAAGAACAATCTGCTTTTAGCTTATCTTCTTTAGTTTCAAAAACCCGTCGAAGTACCAAGTTTTCTATATTTACTTTTACGATATCCAAAAGTGAAACGCCGTAAATCAGGGCTTTCCGTGGACATAAAGCTTGCACACCTAGTGTGCCGAGGCCAATCCTACTGTGATTCGGATTAAGCAGCTAAAGCGTAGTTATTCTCGCCGTTTAAAAAGTTGAAATTAGGTTTAACGAGTGTTATTTCATAACTCGGTATGCTTACAAATCCACTGTCCTCGCTGTCAAAACCAGTCGTCCCCGTTTTAATAGTTTGGGCGTTACCACACAAAAAAGTGTGGTCAGGCTTTCCGTTATATCTTTTTTAATTGAAAAAATTAAAAAAGGATGTCACTTTAATCCTTAACGCAGTTTGCAAAAGTATAAAAAATACTATTGCTTATCACCATAAATTCTAATATCTTCGAGCAAATATTATACCAATTCTGCTAAACCAGTTTTAGTAGGTCTAAAAACACTAATATTATGAAATTTGGCATTATCAAAGAACGCAAAAATCCACCAGATAGAAGAGTTGTTTTTTCTCCAGAAAAGCTGCAAGAATTCAAAGAAAAGTATCCAGAAGCTGCTATTAAAGTAGAGTCTTCAGATATTAGAGTATTCTCTGATGCAGCTTATAAAGCTACCGGATTAGAAGTTACTGAAAATGTGTCAGATTGCGATGTTTTGTTTGGCGTAAAAGAAGTGCCAATTGATGCTTTAATCAACAATAAAAAATATTTTTTCTTTAGTCATACTATCAAGAAACAACCTTATAACAGAAAACTGTTATTGGCAATTTTAGAAAAAAATATAGAATTGTACGATCATGAAACCATCGTAAAAGAAAATGGTCTGCGTTTAATTGGTTTTGGACGTTATGCAGGTATTGTTGGTGCTTATAATGGTTTTAGAGCAATTGGTTTAACAAACGAAACATACAATTTACCAAAAGCAGAAAGTTTAGACAGTCAGCAAGAATTGATTGCAGAATTAAATAAAATCAGTTTACCAAACATAAAAATCCTTTTAACTGGAAACGGAAAAGTTGCCTACGGAGCAAAAGAAATGTTAGATGCTATGAGCATTAAAGAAGTTTCTGTAGATGAATATTTAAATAATTCTTTTAGCGAGCCAGTATATTGTTTAGCAGATGTATTGGATTATAACAAACGCAAAGACGGACAAACACTAGATAATTTTGATTTTTACGATCATCCAGAAAAGTACGAATCAGATTTTATGCGATTTGCAAAAGTATCCGATTTCTTTATTGCAGGACATTTCTATGGTAACGGAGCACCGTATTTATTTACACGAGAAGATGCAAAATCAGCAGATTTTAATATAAAGTTTGTTGCAGATATTTCTTGTGATGTTGACGGGCCAGTGGCATCAACATTAAAAGCATCTACCATTGCAGATCCAATTTATGGATATAATCCACAAACAGAAGTTGAGGTAGATTATAAAAACAAAGACGCTATTGTGGTAATGGCTGTAGATAACTTGCCTTGTGAGTTGCCAAAAGATGCAAGTGAAGGGTTTGGAAAAATGTTTCTACAAAACGTAATTCCTGCTTTTTTTAACAATGATAAAGACGGAGTTTTACAACGTGCAAAAATGACAGAAAACGGAAAGTTGACAGAACGTTTTTCATATTTACAAGATTATATAGACGGAAAAGAATAATGTTACAAGACAGACAATTTCTAATAGATTTAGCGCACATGAAAATGCCTTTTGGTAAATACAAAGGCAAGTTTCTTATAGATTTACCTGAGCATTATATTGTATGGTATAAAAACAAGGGGTTTCCTGCAGGAAAATTAGGCAAACAAATGGAACTGGTTTATGAGCTTCAATTAAATGGTTTAGAAGATATAATTAGAAAAATTAGACGACAATTTTAGTTTTTTACCACAACGCCATAAGCAACATGTGCAATTCCTAAAATAGAAATAGAAGAGGCCCAATAGCTTGGTATTAAAAAACACATAACGGCCAAAAGCAAACTTAAACCAGATAATATTAATAGGTTTTTACGGTCTTTATTTTTAAATATGAATAATAAAAGTCCGTATAAAATAAGGAAAGTAGGAGTAAGGTAGGTTATAAAACCAAGATTTATTAAAATTACTAACGAGGTAAAAATAACTACAAATGCAAGTATATATTTTTTTAAAGCTACTTTGCTTTTATCATTCCAAAGTTGGTGTTGTAATTTTTTAGCATTTCTTTTTCCATTAAAAAATAAAGTCAAAGTAGAAAAAAGAAAAACGAGTAGAACAGCTGTAATAATTAATATTTCTGTAGTTTTAGAAGATAAATCTAAAGAAGTTTCTTCCGCTAGAGAACTTTTTACTATGGTTTCTATAAAAAAGCCTGCAATAAAAAAGTAAGCACCAATTAAAATACTTGTAAATCCTTTTAAAGAGAAATTAATTTGATAATTATCGTTCATGTAACTGTTATTTTTTAACTTTCGCGAATATACAACAATGAAACCTGCAGAAGAATACATTTTAAAGCAACCTGAACCCTTCAAATCTATTTTATTGGATTTACAAATAGTAATTGAAACTAATTTTCCTGAAGTAGATTTACAGTTTAAATGGAAAATGCCTTTTTATTATTTAGATGAAAAGCCATTTTGTTATTTAAATCCTTCAAAGAAAAAAGGATATGTAGATGTTGGTTTTTATACAAATTCTGAATTGCAAAAATTTAATGATTTTGTAATTTCTGATAACAGAAAAGTAGTAAAGTCTTTACGTTACAAATCTGTAAAAGAAGTTAATGCAGAGGTTTTAATATCTGTTTTGCAAGAAGCATATAATCAAACAACTAAAGGTTTTTTCGGGAAGTAATTAGATTGCTTTATATTTAATTTTATCAACCAAAAACTACTTTTAGAATTATTATAAAAGAAAAACCTCTTTAAAATTTTAGAAACTTTAAAGAGGTTAAATTATATAGAAATAGTTTTTTATAAACTATTTATGGTCTTTCTAATAGCAACTAAGTTGGTTAACAAACCTTCTAAATTGTCTAAATGTAACATGTTTGCGCCATCACTTTTAGCGTTTGCAGGATCAAAATGAGTTTCTATAAATAAACCATCTACGTTATTTACAATACCAGCTCTCGCAATCGTTTCAATCATATCTGGTCTTCCACCAGTAACACCAGCTTCTTGATTTGGTTGTTGTAAAGAATGCGTAACATCTAAAATTGTAGGAGCAAATTTTCTCATTTCCGGAATTCCTCTAAAATCTACAATCATGTCTTGGTAACCAAACATGGTACCTCTATCGGTAATCCACGCTTTTTCAGAACCGGCATCCTTTACTTTCTGTACTGCGTGTTTCATAGCACCCGGACTCATAAATTGTCCCTTTTTTAAATTGACAACCTTACCTGTTTGTGCAGCAGCGACTACTAAATCTGTTTGGCGCACTAAAAAAGCAGGAATCTGTAAGACATCTACATATTCTGCGGCTTTAATAGCATCTGAAACTTCATGAATATCTGTAACTGTTGGTACATTAAAAGTTTCTGAAACTTTACGTAAAATTTTCAATGCTTTTTCATCTCCAATTCCTGTAAAACTATCAATTCTACTTCTGTTTGCTTTTTTAAAACTTCCTTTAAAAATATAAGGAATTTCTAATTTGTCTGTAATTGTGATTACTTTTTCAGCAATTCTCATTGCCATGTCTTCACTTTCTATGGCACAAGGGCCAGCAAGTAAAAAAAAGTTATTTGAGTTTAAGTGTTTTATGTTTGGTATAAGAGATAAATCCATTTTATATATTTTCAGCAAAAATACGAAATAAAATTAGCTATATTTAACCTTTTAAAAATCAATTATAATGAAGAAAATGAACTTAGTTTATATCTTTTTATTTGCAATTATTTTTTCTTGTAAAGAAAGCTCTAAAGTTATTAAAAGTAAAAAAAAGACAGCAACAATAGATTCTATTACCGTAAAAAAACACCTTTATACATTGGCTTCTGATGATATGGAAGGTAGAAAACCTGGAACACCAGGAATTGAAAAAGCGGCTAAATATATAGAGAACGAATTTAAAAGAATAGGCTTAACTACGTACGATACGTTAAAAGACTACAGACAAACGTTTACATTTACAGACAGAAGGTCTAAAAAAGAAATTACAACAAGTAATATTATTGGTGTTTTAGAGGGGAAGTCTAAGAAAAATGAAATTGTAGTTATTTCTGCTCATTATGATCATTTAGGAATCAGTAAAAAAGAAGGACAATTAGATAGTATTTATAACGGTGCAAATGATGATGCATCTGGAGTTACAGGTATTTTAGCTTTGGCAGAATATTTTAAAACAAAAGGAACTAATGAGAGAACTATTCTTTTTGTTGCTTTTACAGGAGAAGAAATGGGGTTAATAGGTTCTACACATTTTGGAAAAGGAATTGATGCCAATAAATTTGTGGCTGGTATTAATTTAGAAATGATTGGTAAAGTACCAAGTTTTGGACCAAATACAGCTTGGTTAACAGGTTTTGAAAGATCTGATTTTGGTAAAATTATTCAGAAAAATTTAATAAATTCTGGGTATCAATTATTTCCAGATCCGTATAAGAAGTTTAATTTATTTTTTAGATCAGACAATGCTTCATTGGCAAGATTAGGCGTTCCTTCGCATACGTTTTCTACAACACCTATTGATGTAGATAAAGATTACCATCAAGCTTCTGATGAAGCAGAAACTTTAAATATGACGGTAATTACAGAAACAATTAAGGCGGTTGCTAAAGGTACAGAGAGTATTATTAGTGGAAAAGATACACCAACAAGAGTTGTAATTAAAGAAAATAAATAATATTTCTGATGAAAAAAGTCCAATACTTCATATTACTTTTATTGATGAGTTGCTCAACATCTAAAGTAATTACAGATTATGATGAGAGTACCAACTTTAAGGAATATAAAACCTATGCTTTTTTTGATGACATTGGTGCAGGTTTAAATGAATTTGATGTAGATAGGGCAGCAGATGCGCTATTTGAAGAATTGGGAGAATTAGGATTCAATGAGGTAGAAAAACCAGATTTTTATATCAATTTTAAGTCAAAAACATCAGCGCCTAAAGTTACTAATACTATTGCCATTGGTTTAGGAAGTGGAGGTAGAAATGGTGGAATTGGAGTTTCTGGCGGAATACCAATTGGCGGAAAAAAACTCGATGAAGAAATAATAGTAGAATTTGTAGATGCTAAAACCAACGAACTTTTTTGGGAAGGAGTTTTAACATCAACCATAAAAGAGAAAAGA from Polaribacter sejongensis carries:
- a CDS encoding outer membrane beta-barrel protein → MKTTLLLFLLLISSTLFSQKFTLEGVLKDQDSIVLNGATVYVQSAKDSVPIAYGITNKNGEYSLRVNAGEDSKVIFNIASLGYEPYIKIVNVPQNGTLNMGYLVLNNEIEELDVITIIARAPPVLIKKDTVEYNADSFKTLPNDKAEDLLKKLPGVEIDLDGIITVNGIEVEAINVDGMRFFGEQKGDIALKNLPSNVISKVQVTDYKTDNQKFTGEESDSGTKEINFKIKKGKNRATFGDVKLGYGTDEKYQANANVFKLIDGKQLGIIGGTNNINLSKGFNSLPDTDTSNGDIKSDFVGANYTKGKWNETSINGNYRYSAQNRDYDKISYKETFLPDLNYITDSKSNSFSDSDSHTAGADLKFILKPKNNSSNKKVRLSNKTDFKSSSQESGGTVKSKSYYDNGDLVSDYTSNSESSSSSSEFKNEFSVTPVLNNKADYLNVSLGTDFNKSDSDSQKYSKNVLVNKGQTIIQDQINTTGSNSSDINFNAFWSKELFTNFRLMPRYMATVNTKNSEKYIYDFDERSEEYSDFNELLSSESKYVTTTLRPALKLRYQYKDFRFEVEGAFTNTYRDYKDKLVTERDFKADFEYLTYSGRIRYKDENGYKNITLQYNQNVDLPSVGQLQPLEDVSNITHIVVGNPLLKPAISHNARFQYQNNLAYNNINISGNLKAQFVQDKIINSTITDADLNKYTTYDNIDGDYSYSGNVAVSKSYFNRKTNINLNARFNASYKNSLSIQNAVEFTAKTTVLKPLFSVSYAYDSKIDVTTTYSYSKNNSVYDTDAFNDINYFVQNVDVNSNVFFLKNAFLSNRVSYRYNSSVGDEFDGDAVFWNAGLGVELWDNQATLSLVAYDMLGKNNGYRRSVTETYIQDVENKILEQYFMLNFVYKFGSFAGQKMNVKGKNRGGGGSRGGSGRN
- a CDS encoding NAD(P)-dependent oxidoreductase — translated: MKFGIIKERKNPPDRRVVFSPEKLQEFKEKYPEAAIKVESSDIRVFSDAAYKATGLEVTENVSDCDVLFGVKEVPIDALINNKKYFFFSHTIKKQPYNRKLLLAILEKNIELYDHETIVKENGLRLIGFGRYAGIVGAYNGFRAIGLTNETYNLPKAESLDSQQELIAELNKISLPNIKILLTGNGKVAYGAKEMLDAMSIKEVSVDEYLNNSFSEPVYCLADVLDYNKRKDGQTLDNFDFYDHPEKYESDFMRFAKVSDFFIAGHFYGNGAPYLFTREDAKSADFNIKFVADISCDVDGPVASTLKASTIADPIYGYNPQTEVEVDYKNKDAIVVMAVDNLPCELPKDASEGFGKMFLQNVIPAFFNNDKDGVLQRAKMTENGKLTERFSYLQDYIDGKE
- a CDS encoding DUF3820 family protein, which codes for MLQDRQFLIDLAHMKMPFGKYKGKFLIDLPEHYIVWYKNKGFPAGKLGKQMELVYELQLNGLEDIIRKIRRQF
- a CDS encoding DUF1801 domain-containing protein — translated: MKPAEEYILKQPEPFKSILLDLQIVIETNFPEVDLQFKWKMPFYYLDEKPFCYLNPSKKKGYVDVGFYTNSELQKFNDFVISDNRKVVKSLRYKSVKEVNAEVLISVLQEAYNQTTKGFFGK
- the kdsA gene encoding 3-deoxy-8-phosphooctulonate synthase codes for the protein MDLSLIPNIKHLNSNNFFLLAGPCAIESEDMAMRIAEKVITITDKLEIPYIFKGSFKKANRSRIDSFTGIGDEKALKILRKVSETFNVPTVTDIHEVSDAIKAAEYVDVLQIPAFLVRQTDLVVAAAQTGKVVNLKKGQFMSPGAMKHAVQKVKDAGSEKAWITDRGTMFGYQDMIVDFRGIPEMRKFAPTILDVTHSLQQPNQEAGVTGGRPDMIETIARAGIVNNVDGLFIETHFDPANAKSDGANMLHLDNLEGLLTNLVAIRKTINSL
- a CDS encoding M28 family peptidase, producing the protein MKKMNLVYIFLFAIIFSCKESSKVIKSKKKTATIDSITVKKHLYTLASDDMEGRKPGTPGIEKAAKYIENEFKRIGLTTYDTLKDYRQTFTFTDRRSKKEITTSNIIGVLEGKSKKNEIVVISAHYDHLGISKKEGQLDSIYNGANDDASGVTGILALAEYFKTKGTNERTILFVAFTGEEMGLIGSTHFGKGIDANKFVAGINLEMIGKVPSFGPNTAWLTGFERSDFGKIIQKNLINSGYQLFPDPYKKFNLFFRSDNASLARLGVPSHTFSTTPIDVDKDYHQASDEAETLNMTVITETIKAVAKGTESIISGKDTPTRVVIKENK
- a CDS encoding DUF4136 domain-containing protein, with translation MKKVQYFILLLLMSCSTSKVITDYDESTNFKEYKTYAFFDDIGAGLNEFDVDRAADALFEELGELGFNEVEKPDFYINFKSKTSAPKVTNTIAIGLGSGGRNGGIGVSGGIPIGGKKLDEEIIVEFVDAKTNELFWEGVLTSTIKEKRTPEKRILYFKEVFHKILQSYPLK